CAAAGAGATAACACTTGCCTTCAAAAAGCACCGCCATGTCCAGGCGACCCTGATTGGTGACGTCTTCCACCTGCACGTCCAAGCCAAGCGCCGCAAAGTAGCAGTAAAAGATGCTTGCGTAAAAGCCCTCATAGCCTGAAAGCTCCGTCTTCCGATACCAATCATGCGGTATAGAGGCAAAAAACGCGCGAAACACCTCCATCATATCCGTGACTTTCCCGGCCTTTAATACCCGCGCCATGCGTATCTTGCTCGCCGTCT
The Thermodesulfatator atlanticus DSM 21156 genome window above contains:
- a CDS encoding PD-(D/E)XK nuclease domain-containing protein; its protein translation is TASKIRMARVLKAGKVTDMMEVFRAFFASIPHDWYRKTELSGYEGFYASIFYCYFAALGLDVQVEDVTNQGRLDMAVLFEGKCYLFEFKVVEDEPEGKALLQLKEKRYWEKYQGKCEKIWLIGVEFSKRKRNIVSFEVEEVS